The Saccharomonospora cyanea NA-134 genome includes a region encoding these proteins:
- a CDS encoding NAD-glutamate dehydrogenase has translation MSDIHSTGTSIHPGTEGVNTDPPGRPRSPEQIRDELVEAAAAQAPDIADLVRLYYRLVPAEEILGDDPTDLVGAVRSHMELARQRVPGRPVVRLFNPNAAHDGWAREATVVQVVTDDMPYLVDSVAAELSRSGVQVQRIVHPIVVVSRDVTGALQEIHPKADVAQPPSGAAAESWMYLEIDPIGDPARARDLDNKLVAVLSDVREVVEDTDKMTQAAIDIAVSLEEQPPPLPDEEVAEGAALLRWLANHHFTFLGYRHYEVVPESQSGEEPVLRAVLASGLGVLRQDSLAARSLTKGPDTASRVLSPTLLVLTHASSPSTVHRPIYPYYVGVKTFDDAGRVTGEHRFLGMFTSSALHEDVLDIPVVNRRVREVIRRAGFPMESYSGQRMLDVLQNWPLADLLSADADSLYATATGAITLADRRRLRLFLRKDPYGRFYSCLVFLPRDRYTTWSRLAMQQVLLDELDGTSLEYSTRLGETLLAQIHFTVYTEPDAVTEPDTVRIQERLNEAVRTWDDSLVEAILAERRVRAGNGKAVTLAGEESATEQAQRFASAFPEAYKEDFGADTALTDLRRLEALSEPGSLDMSFYLPVDAAPGDRRFKLYLREGVTLSTLLPMLQRMGVEVVDQRPYEVRTEDGNQCWIYDFGMRIEPRVLAELGDAAEEDLRVRFQDAFAAAWHGLAESDGFSALVLKAGLTWRQAAVLRAYSRYLRQAGSQYSQGYIEAAVLAHTDVAKALVRLFELRFAPGRDDSHRAEDVDAQVAEINSMIDAVTSLDTDRILRRLLSVISATLRTNYWVTDEDGSPRPYLAFKLDPQRIPDLPEPRPAYEIFVYSPRVEGVHLRFGSVARGGLRWSDRREDFRTEILGLVKAQAVKNAVIVPVGAKGGFVVKNPPKPTGDPGIDRENHQREGIACYRMFISGLLDLTDNLVDGVTVPARDVVRYDGDDNYLVVAADKGTATFSDIANEVAASYGFWLGDAFASGGSRGYDHKAMGITARGAWESVKRHFRELGKDTQREDFTVVGIGDMAGDVFGNGMLLSEHIRLVAAFNHLHIFLDPNPDAATSYRERKRLFELPRSSWEDYDRSLISEGGGVYPRSAKTIPVSPQVRQALGLPDDVTTMAPAELIRAILLAPVDLLWNGGIGTYVKAESETHADAGDKANDAVRVNGGQLRAKVVGEGGNLGFTQRGRIEFARHGGKINTDALDNSAGVDCSDHEVNIKVLLDQLVSKGELKEEQRNALLEEMTDEVGQLVLADNYRQNSVLGVSRAHAGPMLSVHSRLVAALEKKGALDRELEALPSKAEIAAREKAGEGLASPELATLLAHVKLDLKDEILDSDLPDADVFARRLSEYFPTPLRRDFADEIAKHPLSRQITTTLLVNEVVDGAGVSYAFRLAEELNANGTDAVRAFAVVTGVYDLPAVWKGIDALDNVVPTDVADAMVLETRRLLDRAARWFLTNRPQPLAVGAEISRFAEPVGTLVPKLADLLRGQEAEAVRRETEALMKQGVPEDLARRVSLLLTSYSLLDIVEVAELAEREVGLAAERSPVETAELYYALSDHLGMDRMLTSVNALERGSRWHALARLALRDDLYSSMRAITLDALRHSDPEDGVDDKIAQWEQANSSRLARARVTLDEIESSGRLDLATLSVAVRQIRGTVR, from the coding sequence TTGTCTGACATACACTCGACCGGAACATCGATCCACCCCGGCACGGAGGGCGTGAACACCGACCCGCCCGGCCGGCCCCGGAGCCCGGAACAGATCCGCGACGAACTCGTCGAGGCGGCCGCCGCGCAGGCGCCGGACATCGCGGACCTCGTCCGGCTGTACTACCGACTCGTCCCCGCCGAGGAGATCCTCGGTGACGATCCGACCGATCTGGTCGGGGCTGTCAGGTCGCACATGGAACTCGCCCGGCAGCGTGTTCCGGGCAGGCCGGTCGTCCGGTTGTTCAACCCGAACGCCGCCCACGACGGCTGGGCACGCGAGGCCACGGTCGTGCAGGTCGTCACGGACGACATGCCCTACCTGGTGGATTCGGTGGCCGCCGAACTGTCCCGCAGCGGGGTTCAGGTGCAGCGCATCGTGCACCCGATCGTGGTCGTGAGCAGGGACGTCACGGGCGCACTGCAGGAGATCCACCCGAAGGCCGACGTCGCGCAGCCTCCGTCGGGCGCCGCAGCCGAATCGTGGATGTACCTGGAAATCGACCCGATCGGTGACCCGGCGCGGGCGAGGGACCTGGACAACAAGCTGGTCGCGGTGCTCAGCGACGTTCGCGAGGTCGTCGAGGACACCGACAAGATGACCCAGGCCGCGATCGACATCGCGGTCTCGCTCGAGGAGCAACCGCCGCCGCTGCCGGACGAGGAGGTCGCGGAGGGCGCCGCGCTGCTGCGTTGGCTCGCCAACCACCACTTCACGTTCCTGGGGTACCGCCACTACGAGGTCGTGCCCGAGTCGCAGTCCGGCGAGGAACCCGTGCTGCGGGCGGTGCTCGCGTCCGGCCTCGGCGTGTTGCGGCAGGACAGCCTCGCCGCGCGCAGTCTCACCAAGGGCCCCGACACGGCGTCGCGCGTGCTGTCTCCCACGCTGCTCGTGCTCACCCACGCGAGCTCACCGTCCACTGTGCACCGACCGATCTACCCTTACTACGTCGGTGTGAAGACCTTCGACGACGCGGGCCGGGTCACCGGAGAGCACCGCTTCCTCGGCATGTTCACCTCCTCGGCCCTGCACGAGGACGTCCTCGACATCCCCGTGGTCAACCGGCGTGTCCGCGAGGTCATCCGCCGGGCCGGGTTCCCGATGGAGTCGTACTCGGGACAGCGGATGCTGGACGTGCTGCAGAACTGGCCGCTGGCCGACCTGCTGTCGGCCGACGCGGACTCGCTGTACGCCACGGCCACAGGCGCGATCACGTTGGCCGACCGCCGCAGACTGCGGTTGTTCCTCCGCAAGGACCCGTACGGGCGTTTCTACTCGTGCCTGGTGTTCCTGCCCCGCGACCGGTACACCACGTGGTCGCGGCTGGCCATGCAGCAGGTGTTGCTGGACGAGCTCGACGGCACGTCGCTGGAGTACAGCACCCGTCTCGGCGAGACCCTGCTCGCACAGATCCACTTCACCGTGTACACCGAGCCGGACGCCGTCACAGAGCCCGACACCGTCCGTATCCAGGAGCGGCTCAACGAAGCCGTCCGCACGTGGGACGACTCGCTGGTGGAGGCGATCCTGGCCGAGCGCAGGGTGCGCGCGGGCAACGGCAAGGCCGTCACCCTGGCTGGTGAGGAGTCGGCCACCGAGCAGGCGCAGCGGTTCGCCTCCGCCTTCCCGGAGGCGTACAAGGAGGACTTCGGCGCAGACACCGCGCTGACCGACCTGCGCAGGCTCGAGGCGCTGAGCGAGCCAGGCTCGCTGGACATGTCGTTCTACCTGCCCGTGGACGCGGCGCCGGGGGACCGGCGGTTCAAGTTGTACCTGCGGGAGGGCGTCACGCTGTCCACGTTGCTGCCGATGCTGCAGCGGATGGGCGTCGAGGTGGTGGACCAGCGGCCGTACGAGGTGCGTACCGAGGACGGCAACCAGTGCTGGATCTACGACTTCGGGATGCGGATCGAGCCACGGGTGCTGGCCGAACTCGGCGACGCCGCCGAGGAGGACCTGCGCGTGCGGTTCCAGGACGCGTTCGCCGCGGCGTGGCACGGGCTCGCCGAGAGCGACGGCTTCAGCGCGCTGGTGTTGAAGGCGGGGCTCACGTGGCGGCAGGCCGCGGTGCTGCGGGCGTACTCGCGTTACCTGCGGCAGGCCGGATCGCAGTACTCGCAGGGCTACATCGAGGCGGCAGTGCTCGCGCACACGGACGTCGCCAAGGCGCTGGTGCGGCTGTTCGAGTTGCGTTTCGCGCCCGGCCGCGACGACAGCCACCGGGCCGAGGACGTCGACGCCCAGGTCGCCGAGATCAACTCGATGATCGACGCGGTGACCAGTCTGGACACCGACCGCATCCTGCGGCGCCTGCTGTCGGTCATCTCCGCGACGCTGCGCACGAACTACTGGGTCACGGACGAGGACGGCTCACCGCGCCCGTACCTGGCGTTCAAACTGGACCCGCAGCGGATTCCCGACCTGCCCGAACCCCGTCCGGCGTACGAGATCTTCGTCTACTCGCCCCGGGTCGAGGGAGTGCACCTGCGGTTCGGTTCCGTCGCGCGCGGGGGGCTGCGCTGGTCGGACCGCCGCGAGGACTTCCGCACCGAGATCCTGGGCCTGGTCAAGGCGCAGGCGGTGAAGAACGCCGTCATCGTCCCGGTGGGCGCGAAGGGCGGCTTCGTGGTGAAGAACCCGCCGAAGCCGACCGGTGATCCCGGCATCGACAGGGAGAACCACCAGCGCGAGGGCATCGCGTGCTACCGCATGTTCATCTCGGGTCTGTTGGACCTCACCGACAACCTGGTCGACGGGGTGACGGTGCCCGCGCGGGACGTCGTGCGTTACGACGGCGACGACAACTACCTCGTGGTCGCCGCCGACAAGGGCACGGCGACGTTCTCCGACATCGCCAACGAGGTGGCGGCCAGCTACGGCTTCTGGCTCGGCGACGCGTTCGCCTCGGGTGGTTCGCGAGGCTACGACCACAAGGCCATGGGCATCACCGCGCGGGGCGCGTGGGAAAGCGTCAAGCGGCACTTCCGGGAACTCGGCAAGGACACGCAGCGCGAGGACTTCACGGTCGTCGGTATCGGCGACATGGCCGGGGACGTCTTCGGCAACGGAATGCTGCTGTCGGAGCACATCCGGCTCGTGGCCGCCTTCAACCACCTGCACATCTTCCTCGACCCGAACCCCGACGCCGCGACCTCGTACCGGGAGCGGAAGCGGCTGTTCGAGTTGCCGAGGTCGTCGTGGGAGGACTACGACCGCTCACTCATCAGCGAGGGCGGCGGCGTCTACCCGCGTTCGGCGAAGACCATCCCGGTCAGTCCGCAGGTGCGCCAGGCGCTCGGCCTGCCCGACGACGTCACCACGATGGCACCCGCCGAGCTGATCCGGGCGATCCTGCTGGCGCCGGTGGATCTGCTGTGGAACGGCGGTATCGGCACCTACGTCAAGGCGGAGAGCGAAACCCACGCCGACGCGGGGGACAAGGCCAACGACGCCGTGCGCGTCAACGGTGGTCAGCTCCGTGCGAAGGTCGTCGGTGAGGGCGGCAACCTCGGTTTCACCCAGCGCGGCCGGATCGAGTTCGCCCGGCACGGTGGCAAGATCAACACGGACGCTCTCGACAACTCCGCCGGGGTCGACTGCTCCGACCACGAGGTCAACATCAAGGTCCTGCTCGACCAGCTCGTGTCGAAGGGCGAGTTGAAGGAAGAGCAGCGCAACGCCCTGCTGGAGGAGATGACCGACGAGGTCGGGCAGCTCGTGCTGGCCGACAACTACCGGCAGAACAGCGTCCTCGGGGTGAGCAGGGCCCACGCCGGACCCATGCTCTCGGTGCACAGCAGGTTGGTGGCCGCGCTGGAGAAGAAGGGCGCTCTGGACCGCGAACTCGAAGCTCTGCCGAGCAAAGCGGAGATCGCGGCCCGCGAGAAGGCGGGGGAGGGGCTGGCCTCGCCCGAACTGGCGACACTGCTCGCGCACGTCAAGCTGGACCTCAAGGACGAGATCCTCGACAGCGACCTTCCGGACGCGGACGTGTTCGCCCGCAGGCTCTCGGAGTACTTCCCGACTCCGCTGCGGCGTGACTTCGCCGACGAGATCGCCAAGCACCCGCTCAGCCGGCAGATCACCACGACACTGCTGGTGAACGAGGTCGTCGACGGTGCGGGCGTGTCGTACGCGTTCCGCCTCGCCGAGGAGCTCAACGCGAACGGCACGGACGCGGTGCGTGCTTTCGCGGTCGTCACCGGTGTGTACGACCTGCCCGCGGTGTGGAAGGGCATCGACGCGCTCGACAACGTCGTGCCCACCGACGTGGCCGACGCGATGGTGCTGGAGACCCGTCGACTCCTCGACCGCGCGGCCCGGTGGTTCCTCACCAACCGGCCGCAGCCGCTCGCGGTGGGCGCGGAGATCAGCCGGTTCGCCGAGCCCGTCGGCACGCTGGTACCGAAGCTGGCCGACCTGTTGCGTGGCCAGGAGGCCGAGGCCGTGAGGAGGGAGACGGAAGCCCTCATGAAGCAGGGCGTTCCCGAGGACCTCGCCCGGCGGGTCTCGCTGCTGCTCACCAGCTACTCGCTGCTCGACATCGTCGAGGTGGCGGAGCTGGCGGAACGCGAGGTGGGCCTCGCCGCCGAGCGCAGTCCGGTGGAGACCGCCGAGCTGTACTACGCGCTGTCCGACCACCTGGGCATGGACCGCATGCTCACCTCGGTGAACGCGCTCGAGCGGGGCAGCCGGTGGCATGCTCTGGCGCGACTGGCGTTGCGTGACGACCTGTACTCGTCGATGCGGGCGATCACGCTGGACGCGCTGCGGCACAGCGATCCCGAGGACGGTGTGGACGACAAGATCGCGCAGTGGGAGCAGGCGAACTCGTCGAGGCTGGCTCGCGCGCGGGTCACGCTGGACGAGATCGAGAGTTCCGGCAGGCTCGACCTGGCGACGCTCTCGGTGGCCGTGCGGCAGATCCGCGGCACGGTGCGCTGA
- a CDS encoding acyl-CoA thioesterase yields the protein MKREATRYVTRVRPRWSDMDAFGHVNHARLVTLLEEARVPLLFGGAPDGPGDTGDTGGDSGGLSDFAKGIVVVRLHVDYRAPIVVDGREVRVEITLADLRHASFALDYRVRTGPSEEDAVAATATTVLAPYDLERGRPRRLSEAERAFLVEHVPSGGRV from the coding sequence ATGAAACGGGAGGCGACCCGGTACGTCACGCGGGTCCGGCCGCGGTGGTCGGACATGGACGCGTTCGGGCACGTGAACCACGCGCGCCTGGTGACGTTGTTGGAGGAGGCCAGGGTGCCGTTGCTGTTCGGCGGCGCGCCCGACGGACCCGGCGACACCGGAGACACCGGAGGCGACTCGGGTGGGTTGTCCGACTTCGCCAAGGGGATCGTCGTGGTACGGCTGCACGTCGACTACCGGGCGCCGATCGTGGTCGACGGCCGGGAGGTCCGGGTCGAGATCACACTCGCGGACCTGCGACACGCCTCGTTCGCCCTCGACTACCGGGTGCGGACGGGGCCGTCCGAGGAGGACGCGGTGGCCGCCACGGCGACCACCGTGCTCGCTCCCTACGACCTCGAACGAGGCAGGCCGCGCCGGCTCTCCGAGGCCGAGCGGGCTTTTCTGGTCGAGCACGTACCGAGTGGAGGCCGGGTGTGA
- a CDS encoding DUF305 domain-containing protein, protein MRRVLAAGAAVTLLLVTGCTAEPEPLPAPQSPGVIVPQGPGDKARIVPADEAAEQAGQVRVSDADIEYMRRMIPHHEQAIVMTDLVADRAESAQVKSIAGRIAAAQEGEIAVMESWLDEHAGGGDTEDHGEAGAHGGHAGHDMPGMATEEQLDALRAATGEEFDRLFCELMIAHHEGALTMAEDYLPRGIEPRALAMAQEVVTTQTAEIEHLRAMTP, encoded by the coding sequence ATGCGACGTGTGCTGGCGGCCGGCGCGGCCGTGACCCTGCTGCTCGTCACCGGGTGCACGGCGGAACCGGAGCCCCTCCCTGCTCCTCAGTCACCAGGCGTCATCGTGCCGCAGGGCCCCGGCGACAAGGCTCGGATCGTGCCCGCCGACGAGGCCGCCGAACAGGCGGGGCAGGTCCGGGTCTCCGACGCCGACATCGAGTACATGCGCAGGATGATCCCGCACCACGAGCAGGCGATCGTGATGACGGACCTGGTCGCCGACCGGGCCGAGAGCGCACAGGTCAAGTCCATCGCCGGGCGCATCGCCGCGGCGCAGGAAGGCGAGATCGCCGTGATGGAGTCCTGGCTCGACGAGCATGCGGGCGGAGGCGACACGGAGGACCACGGCGAAGCCGGTGCTCACGGCGGCCATGCCGGGCACGACATGCCCGGCATGGCGACCGAGGAACAACTCGACGCGTTACGCGCGGCCACGGGCGAGGAGTTCGACCGGCTGTTCTGCGAACTCATGATCGCCCACCACGAGGGTGCGCTCACGATGGCCGAGGACTACCTGCCGCGTGGGATCGAACCGCGCGCCCTCGCGATGGCGCAGGAGGTCGTCACCACTCAGACCGCGGAGATCGAGCACCTGCGCGCCATGACGCCGTGA